TTATGTTCAATGAATGGATGATATGCTTTGAAAAAGCATGGAACAGGCCACTTCTTTCGCAGCCGTAAATCTGCAAGTTGAAAAGTATTGAGTAagattttgtatgtaaaaatcCGTGAAGTGGATTATTATATATGAATAGgctgaagaaataaaaactggtTGGTTAAAAACCCTATTTACCAACTTTATGTCTGGTTTAAATGTCTTTTAActtcaattgttattttcattacttGTTGCGATAGCAACAACCGAAATACATTATCATcatatttcaatttgtagcTAGCACAGTTCATGAGCTAAACCGCTGAAAATGCCGAACGACACACAAATAGCGGAACATTAGTCATAGAGATCCGTTTGGGTAAACTAAAAGCTCAATATACTTATCTATGTTACTGTCTATACTACAAAATGAACTTACCAGTGGCGTGTTATAATACAGTCCAAAAATCATTCTAGGCACAAGTGGTagaacaacatttttaaaacatacaacTTTTCCTCTGAATGTTTTCAAATCCCAAATAGGATTATCAGTAAAAGCCTTGAAAGCATCTTTGAAGGCTGATTCATATGTAAATGTTTCCCATACAAGTATGTGATTGTCCTTCGAAAAAGTGGAAGGGTGTGTTGAGTTTACATGCAAAGATGCATACAAATTGAAGAAATCACAGAAATGGTGGTACATGTTGACagctgaaacaataaaaaacattattatatttcactAGTTCGTTGCATTTGCTTTCATGggtttttttaatgacaagGAAGTGGCAGATACTTTGCTTGGCTAACTGTTGCTTTAAACAATATGAGCAATAGGAACCCCGCTCCTATACAACTGATCACTACTAATAAATTATGGATTATGGTAGGTTTCATATGGTTTAGGCATTACAAATTCCACACACTGTCACAGTGACAcacttattttcttaattttgtccATATATGTTACAGTAAACTATTTCCATTATTGTCAAAGtataatatagttattaaatgatgtaacggtttactcacgcgtatttatcggggtagcccgactagtttaaattaaatacgcgtgagtaaaccgttacatcatttaataatgaatcattctcacgacagttactatcaaaatataatatagttataGTATATGTTAGGGCAGACATACTTGCATCTAATTTCATGATATACGTaggtttgtttataataacatCACACATTCCACTAACTATGGGCCTCTGTGGAGTCTTAACAAAATGTATAAGTTCTGGGGCCCATGACTGCAGAGCACTCATGTGTTCGGATTCCTTTTTAAGCCGCTCTGAATAATAGTTGCAGTATCCACCTGAAAGTATAATAGCAAGTTTATGATTATATGCTAGCAGTATTCTATGCTAAGCAATAACTAACATATAAGTAAAAAGTTGGCAAGCAGAGCTAGGAACCTTTTGTTCTCATATATAGAATAGTCCCATTGTAAGAGtatgcctatttttttttcaggtcaAGCAAATTGAATACTTTATTGTAACTGTAGTTTATTCCAAATTCTTGTTCAAATTTAGTCAGTCTATTTACCAATATATAACCACATGTAAAAGTGaactattattttgataaatttgtcATACCTATTTGCCCTGGGCCTAGAATATCCATTTTATATCGCAAATTGTCACCTCGTCCCACCAAGCCAGTGAAATTTAGCATCATGTTTCGACCACGACAAAAcctgaaatttaataaagttttgtaaataataaatgttcttTTTGAAATGCTCTGAACAAATATGGACTTTATTTGTAAGACATACTGggtatgaaattttaatgtagcATTCCCACTATTATTAACAGTTGCAGTTATTAGTACTAGTATTAAAATGAAAGGtcatttgatagtttttaatTAGGAGTTAGTTATTCAAATACTAACCACCACAGATGAATCAAAGGAGCTACAAAAAAACTGAACACAATTCATCCACACATAATGAACTGGTTATTGGATcttttaatacttataattgtagaaaagttacttaatatatctattaatatatatttataaatatggaCCAGTTTTTATACCTTAAATATTTAGAACATTCTAGTGATGTATCATCAGGATATGAAGCTTCACACATGACCATCAAGTCATCTATTTGCTCCTTAACATAAcctgtaataaaaacaaaaaataacaataacatactACCATATTATGCTTAATTCAATAACTTGGCTTTATATGGATCCTGTTTATAATGTTGGTTGgattatatctttattataaaatgtaaaagtgtAGAAATTTCAAGACTTAACCAAATGCATACCAAAGTCTGCTTGGGTGTAAAACGTATCATATTGCGCCTCCTTCGTCTTTACCCAGCCTCGGTGATCGCCGGGGCAAAAAGGCCGCACTTTATACGAGTTGTTTTTGTGGCAGTCGTATTCATAGCCCCAACAGGCTTTAACGTCTATTAAGTGTCTGTATTTACATTGTGGATTGAATGAACACGATTCAGCGACACTAGGAAATGCATTAATAACATATTGAACGTGTTCTGGTGGCACATTTAGATCATCAATATCTATCGAAgaagtaatattaattgatattaaaaaggaaCACAAATAAAGTACTAATAACATTTCTACgatttgtacttttttaaacaCTTCAAAAGCAACTGCTACAATTTAAATggatgtaaaacaaaaaaataacttgggGAGCTTAGAAGATTGAAAGTTTATAGCTTTCAAGTTTTGGTCACTTTTGACAGTGACAAAAGGGATGGCATGGCACTGACATTTGTTtgatacctacattttttttacattatcttCTTCTGGAGCTTTGTATTTTAAGCACAGTTTTCGGTAGACAATAGCTTTAATCTTCCTCGCTTCGTTGCTTTCATTATAGATGGAGGGTCATAGTCCCCGTCTCTAGagtgatagttttttttaaattatggtgATAATAGATACTGAAAGTGTAAAAGGTtagtgataaataatagacgtttgcatagttcaagcttctattttcaattgccgccattccaaatctggcgcgtcgctcctcacttaaccacagacaacacaaatatttataatcatatgtaacacctccacccttaattattacagataaacttacttactaaattatattaaacaacatatcaataataatcttaacaatcttataatatattttcttacttcaatCATCATCAAACCCATATCTCTTAACCGGTTTGCGTGTACGATTACTAGTTCGTATATCCCGAGTAATAGGAACCCTAGGACTACCCGTCTCCTGCACCTTGGGCATATTTAAAGGTACACTTGACGTTGACAAGGGTTCACTTGTAACCAAATCACTTCCGTCTGTTTGCGTGCGGGATGTTTCCTCGACCAATGCTTTCGTCAAGCTGGTTCCGTTTGTCCGGTCCGGTTCTGTGTTCGGCGCTCGATTATTGTCCGAAGGAAACACGAGAGAAGAGCGAGAGCTCTTAACAGGCTGAACTGGTTGAAAGTTCCTAAAGTTTGCATCTACTAGCCTAGCTGTCCTATTTATCACTCTTGGTTTTAGTTGGTCAATGTGTCTATGCACCTCAGTGCCGTGGAtagatttaacattataatctgtaCTACCTGTTTTCTCTATAACAGTCCCTGCAGACCACTTGTTTGAGCTACGGTATTCTCTGAACCATACAAGGTCCCCCGGATTAAACTGTCTTGTGACGCCACTCGATGTAGCTTCTACTGTCTCTTGGCGAGCTCTAATAAGTGCCTTCTGGTCTGGTTTCAAACAATCTAACCGCATGCGCCAAGTTGCGCCCTAATAACATCTTGGCGGGGCTTTCCCCGGTTGTATAGTGTGGTGTGTTTCTGTACGCCAGCAGAAAACGACACAATGTGGAGTGTACGTCGGATTTCGATTTAATCGCCTTTTAATgctctttttacaaattttaacagcGTTTTCCGCTGCCCCATTAGAAGCTGGGTGATAAGGTGCCGAAAATATATGTTctataccattattatttaagaattgctGAAATTCTCCACTGAAAAACGGAGGGCCATTATCACTAACAATTGTTTAGGTAACCCAAATCTCGCCCACATCTCtcgtaattcttttattaccGCTTGCGATGTGGTGCTCAGCATTCTAATAGCTTCAATCCACTTTGAATGTGCATCGACTACCACTAGATAAGTAAGACCGGCTACCGGTCCTAAGAAGTCTACGTGTATCCTGGTCCACGGTCGATCTGGCCACGGCCAGGCGCGGGGCGCATGCGCAGGTGGTGCGTCCGCCACTTCAGCGCACACGGTGCAGCTGCAACATGCTGTCTCTAGTGCCTCGTCTATTCCCGGCCACCATACGTAACTTCGCGCTAACGATTTAGTTTTGACTATGCCCATGTGACTCTCATGAAGCTCAGCGATCACTTTATTCCTACACGTACTAGGAATTACTAGCCTATGTCCCCACATTACACACCCTAGCTCAATATATAATTCCTTTCTACggttaaaatatggttttaattctttcatttcgACCTCGACCGGCCAGCCATCGTTTATATATCTGGCTACTCTGCTCAATACACTATCCGAaacggtttctttttttaacgtttgataATCTAATAACAATGCTTCCGCGGCAAAGTGTAAATACGTTTGTTCAGGTGTGTCTAATTCTTCACTAATAACCCCTTCTTTATGAGTGCTAATTAACCTAGACAAAATATCTGCCGTGTTTTTATCTGATCGAATGTactctatat
This sequence is a window from Trichoplusia ni isolate ovarian cell line Hi5 chromosome 15, tn1, whole genome shotgun sequence. Protein-coding genes within it:
- the LOC113501220 gene encoding EGF domain-specific O-linked N-acetylglucosamine transferase; the encoded protein is MLLVLYLCSFLISINITSSIDIDDLNVPPEHVQYVINAFPSVAESCSFNPQCKYRHLIDVKACWGYEYDCHKNNSYKVRPFCPGDHRGWVKTKEAQYDTFYTQADFGYVKEQIDDLMVMCEASYPDDTSLECSKYLRFCRGRNMMLNFTGLVGRGDNLRYKMDILGPGQIGGYCNYYSERLKKESEHMSALQSWAPELIHFVKTPQRPIVSGMCDVIINKPTYIMKLDATVNMYHHFCDFFNLYASLHVNSTHPSTFSKDNHILVWETFTYESAFKDAFKAFTDNPIWDLKTFRGKVVCFKNVVLPLVPRMIFGLYYNTPLIYGCERSGLFHAFSKHIIHSLNIKLLPRTSDKVRVTLLSRGTTYRSILNEKAIVDALNKVEGYEVQRVVYDKTVPFLRQLEITHNTDVFIGMHGAGLTHLLFLPDWAAVFEVYNCEDPNCYLDLTRLRGLKYVTWEDKTKLVQQDQGHGPGGGSHAKFTNYSFDVKEFLRLVEKCAKHVREQKDFIDFLEASGVRPPREEL